A genome region from Musa acuminata AAA Group cultivar baxijiao chromosome BXJ3-5, Cavendish_Baxijiao_AAA, whole genome shotgun sequence includes the following:
- the LOC135638298 gene encoding pentatricopeptide repeat-containing protein At1g53600, mitochondrial-like gives MLPRHIAKPSRCRASLLISAFNFSTVSSLAASAQVLPKPPSLDPTSRGLLVSCNARITRSGRDGDLLGAQSVFDRMPVRDVVSWTALLTAYAENGRISEARRIFDEMPTRNMVTWNAMISGYVRSAHVFEARELFTRMPARDVVSYSAMITGFVKCGMIKEAEEVYQEMPRRWRDPVASNALICGYLRVGKLDMAACVFESMEVKDVVSWSSMVDGCCKCGRLSDARRIFDAMPERNVVSWTAMIRGYFKGGIYEDGFGLFLQLRREGVGINSTTLSVMIDATAELERIEEGIQIHALVLVTGLQDVFLGDSIIVMYTRVGWMEAAKNTFSCMNTRDVVSWNSLLAGYIQYDMLEEANVLFETMPEKDAVSWTSMMVGFSNRGWISESVRLFHEMPVKDEVAWTAIISGFVANGEHENALWWFHRMVHEGFKPNGFTLSTVLSASANLAILDQGMQIHARIIKTDLESDVAVQSSLVSMYAKCGKVTDAYHVFLHIFDPNLITVNAMMTAFAQHGLAEEALQLFKDMQGYGCKPNQVTFLAILSACAHAGLVNEGYKHFKSMSSSYGIEPGPDHYTCTVDLLGRAGFLREALDLIESMPFSPHSAIWGALLNASRMHSDLELAELAAQRLLDLEPNNATTYAVLSNLYGLAGRKKDEERMRITKQTNGVRKSPGYSWVISDSYSSQQNTA, from the coding sequence ATGCTGCCAAGACACATCGCCAAGCCAAGCCGTTGCCGTGCGAGTCTCCTCATCTCGGCCTTCAACTTCTCGACAGTGTCGTCACTCGCCGCGTCCGCCCAAGTCCTGCCGAAGCCGCCATCGCTTGACCCGACGTCCCGCGGCCTCTTGGTCTCCTGCAACGCCCGGATCACCAGGAGCGGGCGAGATGGCGATCTCCTCGGCGCCCAGTCCGTCTTCGACCGCATGCCCGTCCGCGACGTCGTCTCGTGGACGGCGCTTCTCACTGCCTACGCTGAAAACGGCCGGATCTCTGAAGCCCGGAGGATATTCGACGAAATGCCCACGAGAAACATGGTCACTTGGAACGCGATGATCTCGGGCTACGTGCGCTCCGCCCACGTCTTCGAGGCCCGCGAGTTGTTCACGCGTATGCCCGCCCGGGATGTGGTCTCCTACTCCGCCATGATTACAGGATTTGTGAAGTGCGGGATGATAAAGGAGGCCGAGGAAGTCTACCAGGAGATGCCGCGGAGGTGGCGCGACCCGGTTGCTTCAAACGCCTTGATCTGTGGGTACCTGAGggttggcaagcttgatatggctGCCTGTGTGTTTGAGTCGATGGAGGTGAAGGATGTGGTCTCCTGGAGCTCGATGGTCGATGGGTGTTGCAAATGTGGGAGGCTCTCTGATGCCAGAAGGATTTTCGATGCAATGCCGGAGAGGAATGTGGTTTCCTGGACTGCTATGATTCGAGGATACTTTAAGGGTGGAATATATGAAGATGGGTTTGGACTGTTTCTACAGTTGAGGAGAGAAGGCGTGGGCATCAATTCCACAACGCTTTCGGTCATGATCGATGCCACTGCCGAATTGGAAAGGATAGAAGAAGGGATTCAGATTCATGCTCTTGTCTTGGTAACGGGACTCCAAGATGTCTTCTTAGGTGATTCAATTATTGTCATGTACACTAGAGTTGGTTGGATGGAAGCTGCAAAAAATACGTTCAGCTGCATGAACACAAGAGATGTAGTCTCATGGAATTCTTTGCTAGCTGGATACATCCAGTATGACATGCTAGAGGAGGCCAATGTGTTATTTGAGACCATGCCAGAGAAGGATGCTGTATCTTGGACTTCGATGATGGTGGGATTTTCCAATAGAGGGTGGATTTCCGAGTCTGTCCGTCTATTTCATGAGATGCCTGTGAAAGATGAAGTTGCATGGACTGCAATCATTTCAGGGTTTGTGGCGAATGGGGAGCATGAGAATGCATTGTGGTGGTTCCATCGCATGGTGCATGAAGGGTTTAAGCCCAATGGTTTCACACTGAGCACCGTACTCAGTGCTTCAGCTAACTTGGCAATTCTGGACCAGGGAATGCAGATTCATGCTCGTATCATCAAAACAGATCTAGAGTCAGATGTGGCTGTCCAAAGCTCTCTGGTCTCAATGTATGCAAAGTGTGGGAAGGTGACTGATGCATATCATGTCTTCTTGCATATCTTTGACCCAAACCTTATTACAGTGAATGCAATGATGACAGCATTTGCTCAACATGGTTTGGCAGAAGAAGCTCTTCAATTGTTTAAGGACATGCAGGGATATGGCTGCAAACCTAATCAGGTTACGTTCCTAGCGATTCTTTCGGCTTGTGCTCATGCAGGCTTAGTTAATGAAGGTTATAAGCACTTTAAATCCATGTCATCTTCATATGGCATAGAACCAGGACCTGATCATTATACCTGCACAGTCGATCTCCTAGGCCGTGCAgggtttcttagagaagcattagattTGATTGAATCAATGCCATTTTCTCCTCATTCTGCAATATGGGGAGCATTGCTTAATGCTAGTAGGATGCACTCTGATCTTGAACTTGCAGAGTTGGCCGCTCAGCGACTTCTGGATTTGGAACCAAACAATGCAACAACTTATGCTGTCCTGTCAAACTTGTATGGTTTGGCAGGGCGCAAGAAGGATGAGGAGAGAATGAGAATAACAAAGCAGACCAATGGTGTGAGGAAGAGTCCAGGATATAGTTGGGTTATATCTGATAGTTATTCAAGCCAGCAGAACACAGCATGA